In Verrucomicrobiia bacterium, the sequence GATCGGCGCACCATGCGATAATTTGATGCAAAGGCACTGGCTCATTATCGCATCCATTAAAAATGCCTCTTTTTTGTTTTTGGATTAAGCAATCGATTGCTGTGACAATGTCGTCGCGATGAATGTGGTTGATCCAACGATTCGGCATTTCTTGATTTTGCTGAAGCGATTGTTTGATGTTCGATATCATGCGCATACGATTCGGACCATAAATGCCCGCTAATCTCAAAACCGCGCCTTGACGCGTTAAAACTTGTTGCTCGGTCGCGCGCAAAATGTTGCCCGTTTCCGTTTGAGGATTTGCTTCGCTTTGTTCTGTCACCCATTCACCCTGATTTTGCGGATAAACTGAAGTCGACGAGGTAAAGATAAGAAAATTTTTTTCGGAAAGATAGTTCATGGCATGAATCATACCTCGCCGATAAACTTGCTCATAAATTTGAGCTTCCCCTCGCCCAGCAGCGGCGCAATAAAGCGCTGCAGAAAATGAAGAAGGTTGAAAATGGGTCACAAACTGTTGCCAACTTTCCTCTTTAGCAACATCGCCTACATAGGGTCGAACCCCTAAAGATTGCAAAATTTCAGCTGAATTTTCGGTGTGAATCCAGCCGGTTACTTTCCAGTTTTTTTCAAGAAAAAATTTAGCCACTGCTTGCCCCACGTAGCCGCAACCGATGATTAAGAGTTTTTTGTCTTCCATTTTCCACAATAAGCTTTAGCACCATGACAAAAACTTTTGAATCTCTCATTTTTTCTTCCCTTACTTCAGATTGTCCCCGCGTTAGTTGGGCTTTATTGGATTGCGGCCTCATTAGGCATGCATGAAAATCAAACGGTTTTTGTAGCTTTGGGTGTTGGCGCTTTTATCAATGCTAATTGGCCAACGCATCGGTTGAAAATATGGATCAGCACGGGCTGCGCTGTCTGGTTTTTGCGCAATCCCAAATTTTTCTTTTATTGGTTAGGCGCAGTGAGCGTTATTTATTTTGTGCGTAATCGACGAGGCCTCGTTTTGTTGTTCGGATTTCTTTTTATTTTCTTCTGGCCTAAATTCATTTTTTATGTGGCCTACCGTCAACCCGCTTGGCACAGCTGGCTCGATGCTTCGGCTTTGGCATTTCTTTTTCTAGGCGGTCTTTATTACTGGCGCGAAAAGCGTAATGAACGCATCCAACCCTTTTCTTTCTCGCAATGGTTAGGCTATTTTCTTTTCCCTTCCAATCCTTTGAATCCCATTAATATGGCGCCATCCGACTTTGCAGATCGCCAGCAAAATGCTATCCCTTACCGCGCAGCCTGGCAGGCCTTAGGGTTAGTGGCCTGCAAAGCGGCAGCCATTAAACTCATTCATTATTACGGTGACGGTTTTTTATATAAACAATGGCCTGTAGAAACTTTTCCCGAAAAATGGTTTGGATTGTCTCGATGGGAAATCTGGATCATGCTGAGTTTTACTTATATTCATTATGCTTTATGGCTTTCCGCTACCGCAGATGTGGTGGTGTGTTTGGCACGATTTTTCGGGTTAAATTTATTTTATAACTACCGTTGGGCATTGCTCGCATGGAATCCGGTAGAGTTATGGAGACGCTGGGCGATTTATAATCGTCGCTTGTTACTTAAACAGGTTTATTTTCCTTTAGGCGGACGAACACGTCATGTTTACCGCAACATTTTACTTACTTTTTTAGCAAGCGCTTTGATTTTACACACAGGCTGGATCGGCTCTCGTTATTTGACGGTGGGCAATGATATGGTCTGGCTTTATAGCGCTTATTTTTTGATGCAAGGGTTAGCTGTTTGCGTGTGCGTAGAATTCTGGCATTGGAACGGGAAAGATCCGAGTAGCGATCGTCAACTCCGTTGGAGTTGGGGTCGAGTCGCAACTACCCTTCTCACTCAAGG encodes:
- a CDS encoding SDR family oxidoreductase, with the translated sequence MEDKKLLIIGCGYVGQAVAKFFLEKNWKVTGWIHTENSAEILQSLGVRPYVGDVAKEESWQQFVTHFQPSSFSAALYCAAAGRGEAQIYEQVYRRGMIHAMNYLSEKNFLIFTSSTSVYPQNQGEWVTEQSEANPQTETGNILRATEQQVLTRQGAVLRLAGIYGPNRMRMISNIKQSLQQNQEMPNRWINHIHRDDIVTAIDCLIQKQKRGIFNGCDNEPVPLHQIIAWCADQWQMPIPSWIQLAPEPSTHKRVNNTKMRQLGWQPAYPTYREGYVCLPDN